attaaatttttgtaaaaggaaaatgcattcataatatttctttaaaaattatcataatACTTCTATTCTGACCTATTTCTATTCAGGTGATCAGCATCCTGTGATACAAaacatttacatgaaaaatttttcaaaagctatGAAAATAATTATCCCCTAGAAGCAGTAAAAACCCAGGCATTCATCCAGGAATAATATCTCAGTCTGGTACCCCAGGAAATCCTCCTTCTGTCATGCCCAAAAACCTTATTGACAGGTGGCTTTGGCAATACTAACTGCTGCTggtgtgaaaagaaaataacaactataataaaaaaattgctttaaagaAACCTCTTCCTGTTGCTTCTTTGCTGGGAAGAGTCTGTATAACCTCTTTACAGTGGCTTCATTCACCTCTTAACTAATATTCATACCATGAcatgttttccttccctctaTTTCCACAGGGCTCATTCAATATTAAAAGATGTGCTGAAATACTACTAAGCATCAgcagacacacacagaaatacaaatacatCTCATTTCTCTTTCCACAAATGAGTTTCTGTGATGATCTAAACCATTCCAAATTCTCCTTGATTTCTGGGGGTCCTGGGCATGTGTTCTGAAGCTTGCATGTGCGTAATATTTTTGAGTTGTGAATGGACAAATTTCATGATAACTGATGTGTGACAaagccttttctctctttcccaaaCAGCTAATATGCCAGAGGATTATCCAGATCAGTTTGATGAGGTAGTGGACTTTATTCAAGCCACTATTAAAAGACTGAGGAGGTCACCAGATAAACAGACTCCGATTTTTTCTAGGCGGGAGAGAAACCGTCAAAATGCAGCCACAAACATAGAGAATTccaacagaaaaggaaagaggaatcAAAAGGGCAAAAATCGAGGATGTGTCttaacagaaatacatttaaatgtgACCGACTTGGATTTGGGATATGAAACCAAAGAAGAGCTAATTTTCCGGTATTGCAGTGGATCTTGTGATGCAGCTGAGACCACCTAtgacaagattttaaaaaacttaaccaaaaagaaaaagctggtCACTGACAAAGTGAGGCAAGCCTGTTGCAGACCC
This sequence is a window from Vidua chalybeata isolate OUT-0048 chromosome Z, bVidCha1 merged haplotype, whole genome shotgun sequence. Protein-coding genes within it:
- the GDNF gene encoding glial cell line-derived neurotrophic factor isoform X2 — encoded protein: MKLWDVVAVCVVLLNTVSTLPLPTANMPEDYPDQFDEVVDFIQATIKRLRRSPDKQTPIFSRRERNRQNAATNIENSNRKGKRNQKGKNRGCVLTEIHLNVTDLDLGYETKEELIFRYCSGSCDAAETTYDKILKNLTKKKKLVTDKVRQACCRPTAFDDDLSFLDDNLVYHILKKHSAKRCGCV
- the GDNF gene encoding glial cell line-derived neurotrophic factor isoform X1, which codes for MKLWDVVAVCVVLLNTVSTLPLPTGKTPPKGSPSVVEGPEDDLSPISLLPPYAVHSDSNMPEDYPDQFDEVVDFIQATIKRLRRSPDKQTPIFSRRERNRQNAATNIENSNRKGKRNQKGKNRGCVLTEIHLNVTDLDLGYETKEELIFRYCSGSCDAAETTYDKILKNLTKKKKLVTDKVRQACCRPTAFDDDLSFLDDNLVYHILKKHSAKRCGCV